The sequence GATGAGGATTTGCTCGAAGAACTCGAAGAGCAGATGCTGCTAGCGGATATGAATGTTCATACTGTCAATGAGATTATCGACGACCTCAGGAAAGCGGCGAAGGAAGATAAGCTTCGCACCCCTGAGGAACTTAGCGAGCGCTTGAAGTCATCAATTTTTGGAATGCTAACTAGTGATGAGGCAGCACATCTGCATGTATCTTCCGATAAACCGACTGTTTATCTGTTCGTTGGAGTTAATGGGGTAGGGAAGACCACTACGATAGCCAAGCTCGCCGAGCGTTATCACAGCAGAGGTAAGAAAGTCATCATGGCTGCTGCCGACACTTTTCGGGCTGCTGCAGTAGACCAATTGGAGATATGGGCATCCCGAACGGGAGCAGAACTTATCCGCCATCGTGAAGGGGCCGATCCATCGGCAGTTGTTTTTGATGCCATCAATGCGGCAAGAGCAAGAGGAGTTGACTATGTCCTAGCCGACACTGCCGGTCGACAACACACCAGTCATAACTTGATGGAAGAACTCAAAAAAGTCTCAAGAGTGGCCGAAAAGGCCCTTGGAAGACCCGCTGATGAGACCCTTTTAGTACTCGATGCAGTCACCG comes from bacterium and encodes:
- the ftsY gene encoding signal recognition particle-docking protein FtsY produces the protein DEDLLEELEEQMLLADMNVHTVNEIIDDLRKAAKEDKLRTPEELSERLKSSIFGMLTSDEAAHLHVSSDKPTVYLFVGVNGVGKTTTIAKLAERYHSRGKKVIMAAADTFRAAAVDQLEIWASRTGAELIRHREGADPSAVVFDAINAARARGVDYVLADTAGRQHTSHNLMEELKKVSRVAEKALGRPADETLLVLDAVTGQNAIRQAQEFLKAVKVTGIVLTKLDGTSRGGSVVAIKQTLKIPIKLIGIGEKSEDLQDFHPKEFVDALL